The Methanothermobacter sp. genome includes a window with the following:
- a CDS encoding SAM-dependent methyltransferase, translating to MGKRWQAERKRDHYYKSAKRENYRSRASYKLLQLNNRYKLIRNGDRVLDLGAAPGGWSQVALEKVGEEGLVVAVDLQRIKGFPAENFRAIIGDFTDPAIKERIIEELGGRADVVISDAAPSLSGIRDIDHLRSVDLVENVLDIAYRVLERKGNILIKAFQGPELDKVIKEMKKDFWKLKTTKPASSRKASAEMYIVGQDFKGRKKWERIIH from the coding sequence AACGATGGCAGGCTGAAAGAAAAAGGGACCACTACTACAAAAGTGCCAAGAGGGAGAACTACCGCTCAAGGGCATCCTACAAGTTACTGCAACTCAACAACCGCTACAAACTGATAAGGAATGGTGACAGGGTCCTCGACCTCGGGGCAGCCCCCGGGGGATGGTCACAGGTCGCCCTTGAGAAGGTAGGTGAGGAGGGACTTGTGGTTGCAGTTGACCTCCAGAGGATAAAGGGTTTCCCCGCCGAGAACTTCAGGGCCATAATTGGGGACTTCACAGACCCTGCTATAAAGGAGAGGATAATTGAGGAGCTTGGTGGAAGGGCAGATGTGGTCATATCAGACGCTGCCCCATCCCTTTCAGGTATAAGGGACATCGACCATCTCCGCTCGGTGGATCTTGTTGAGAATGTCCTTGATATAGCCTACAGGGTCCTTGAAAGGAAGGGGAACATCCTGATCAAGGCATTCCAGGGCCCCGAACTCGATAAAGTCATAAAGGAAATGAAAAAGGATTTCTGGAAACTCAAAACAACAAAACCAGCCTCATCAAGAAAGGCAAGCGCAGAGATGTACATTGTGGGCCAGGACTTCAAGGGTAGAAAGAAATGGGAGAGAATCATCCATTAG
- the mcm gene encoding minichromosome maintenance protein MCM, which translates to MMKTVDKSKTLTKFEEFFSLKEYKDRVFESIEKYPNVRSIEVDYLDLEMFDPDLADLLIEKPDDVIRAAQKAIRNIDPLRKNVDLNIRFSGVSNVIPLRELRSKFIGKFVAVDGIVRKTDEIRPRIVKAVFECRGCMRLHEVSQSTNMITEPSLCSECGGRSFRLLQDESEFLDTQTLKLQEPLENLSGGEQPRQITVVLEDDLVDTLTPGDIVRVTGTLRTVRDERTRRFKNFIYGNYTEFLEQEFEELQISEEDEEKIRELAADPNIYEKIIRSTAPSIHGYREVKEAIALQLFGGTGKELDDKTRLRGDIHILIVGDPGIGKSQMLKYVSKLAPRGIYTSGKGTSGVGLTAAAVRDEFGGWSLEAGALVLGDKGNVCVDELDKMRDEDRSAIHEALEQQTISIAKAGIMATLNSRCSVLAAANPKFGRFDSYKSIAEQIDLPSTILSRFDLIFVVEDKPDEEKDRELARHILKTHKEDHTPFEIDPELLRKYIAYARKNVRPVLTDEAMQVLEDFYVSMRASAADEDSPVPITARQLEALVRLSEASAKIKLKEHVEAEDARKAIKLSQACLKQVGYDPETGKIDIDKVEGRTPKSERDKFRLLIELIREYEEDYGGRAPTNILITEMMDRYNVSEEKVEELIRILKDKGAIFEPARGYLKVV; encoded by the coding sequence ATGATGAAAACCGTGGATAAGAGCAAGACACTCACAAAATTCGAGGAATTCTTTTCACTCAAGGAGTACAAGGACAGGGTGTTTGAGTCCATAGAGAAGTACCCCAACGTCAGATCCATTGAAGTTGATTACCTTGACCTTGAAATGTTCGACCCCGACCTTGCAGACCTTCTAATTGAAAAACCAGACGATGTGATAAGGGCCGCCCAGAAGGCCATAAGGAACATTGATCCCCTGAGGAAGAACGTGGACCTCAACATAAGGTTCAGTGGGGTCAGCAACGTCATACCCCTCCGGGAGCTCCGGAGTAAATTCATAGGTAAATTCGTTGCAGTTGACGGTATTGTAAGGAAAACAGATGAGATAAGGCCCAGGATAGTTAAGGCCGTCTTTGAGTGCAGGGGCTGCATGAGGCTCCATGAGGTCAGCCAGTCCACCAACATGATCACGGAGCCATCACTCTGCTCAGAGTGTGGCGGCAGGTCCTTCAGACTCCTTCAGGACGAATCAGAGTTCCTGGACACCCAGACACTGAAACTCCAGGAGCCACTTGAGAACCTCTCAGGTGGTGAGCAGCCCCGCCAGATAACCGTCGTCCTTGAGGATGACCTGGTTGACACCCTCACCCCAGGGGACATCGTGAGGGTCACAGGTACACTGAGGACAGTCCGCGATGAGAGGACCAGACGGTTCAAGAACTTCATATATGGAAACTACACCGAGTTCCTTGAACAGGAGTTTGAGGAGCTCCAGATAAGTGAGGAGGACGAGGAAAAGATAAGGGAACTTGCAGCTGACCCCAACATATACGAGAAGATCATAAGGTCCACCGCACCATCAATACACGGTTACCGTGAGGTAAAGGAGGCCATAGCCCTTCAGCTCTTTGGGGGGACCGGGAAGGAGCTCGATGATAAGACCCGCCTCCGTGGGGACATACACATCCTCATAGTCGGGGACCCGGGTATAGGTAAGTCCCAGATGCTCAAGTACGTGTCAAAGCTGGCCCCCAGGGGGATATACACAAGCGGTAAGGGTACCTCAGGGGTTGGGCTCACCGCCGCGGCTGTGAGGGATGAATTCGGTGGCTGGTCCCTTGAGGCCGGTGCCCTTGTCCTGGGAGATAAGGGTAACGTCTGTGTGGATGAACTGGATAAGATGCGTGATGAGGACCGTTCAGCCATCCACGAGGCACTGGAGCAGCAGACCATAAGCATAGCCAAGGCAGGTATAATGGCAACCCTCAACTCAAGGTGCTCTGTCCTGGCAGCCGCAAACCCAAAATTCGGGAGATTCGACAGTTACAAATCAATTGCAGAGCAGATAGATCTTCCATCAACCATACTGTCACGTTTCGACCTGATATTCGTTGTGGAGGACAAACCCGACGAGGAGAAGGACAGGGAACTTGCAAGGCACATCCTGAAAACACATAAGGAGGACCACACCCCCTTTGAAATCGACCCAGAACTGCTGAGGAAGTACATAGCCTATGCAAGAAAGAATGTGAGACCCGTGCTGACAGATGAGGCGATGCAGGTCCTTGAGGACTTCTACGTATCAATGAGGGCCAGCGCAGCCGATGAGGACTCGCCGGTCCCCATAACAGCAAGGCAGCTGGAGGCCCTTGTGCGACTCTCAGAGGCCAGTGCAAAGATAAAACTCAAGGAACACGTGGAGGCAGAGGACGCCAGGAAGGCCATAAAACTGTCCCAGGCATGCCTGAAACAGGTGGGGTACGACCCTGAGACCGGTAAGATAGACATCGACAAGGTTGAGGGGAGAACACCCAAATCCGAGAGGGACAAGTTCCGACTGCTAATTGAACTCATAAGGGAATACGAGGAGGACTACGGTGGGAGGGCACCCACCAATATTCTTATAACTGAGATGATGGATAGATATAACGTGAGTGAGGAAAAGGTTGAGGAACTGATAAGGATCCTCAAGGACAAGGGCGCAATATTTGAGCCCGCCAGGGGATACCTTAAGGTGGTCTGA
- a CDS encoding translation initiation factor IF-2 subunit beta: MDDYEKLLERAIEQLPPEVFETKRFEVPKAYSVIQGNRTFIQNFREVADALNRDPQHLLKFLLRELGTAGNLEGGRAILQGKFTHFLINERIEDYVNKFVICHECNRPDTRIIREGRISLLKCEACGAKAPLKNV; this comes from the coding sequence ATGGATGATTACGAAAAATTACTTGAAAGGGCCATAGAGCAGCTGCCCCCAGAAGTATTTGAAACAAAGCGTTTCGAGGTTCCAAAGGCGTACTCAGTTATACAGGGAAACAGGACATTCATACAGAACTTCAGGGAGGTCGCAGATGCCCTCAACAGGGACCCCCAGCACCTTCTTAAATTTCTTCTAAGGGAACTGGGTACCGCAGGTAACCTTGAGGGTGGAAGGGCCATACTCCAGGGTAAATTCACCCACTTTCTCATAAACGAGAGGATAGAGGACTACGTCAACAAATTCGTCATATGCCACGAATGCAACAGGCCAGATACAAGGATAATCAGGGAGGGGCGGATATCCCTTCTCAAGTGCGAGGCATGCGGTGCCAAGGCGCCCCTCAAGAACGTCTAG
- a CDS encoding 60S ribosomal export protein NMD3: MFCVRCGNSDSELYDGLCRDCFLEDYTILSIPSRIEVYVCSHCHAKLISGQWVDEGLPEEEIVYRALEENISWEPPVENPEIELEIIQQRGTIYQCLVEVDAEVLGRMVSQEYGVEVRLTNTVCPACSKQASGYYEAVIQLRADGRELDESEIERADLTVKRTLLKLSRRDKLAYLPQRVEVKEGVDYYIGSHKSARKVVSALREELGGIASESPRLMGQDRSSGKGLYRTWISLRLPDFRRGDFLLHQDRMLTVLDLRKRGVSVKDLETRDVKNILWGEYENIDLVARASDVKTTTVTARSPGRIQVLHPETFEPVDLEADSYTSKLEIGEQVPVIEIKKRLYIIDEAEE, encoded by the coding sequence ATGTTCTGTGTCAGATGCGGTAATTCTGATTCTGAATTATATGATGGACTCTGCAGGGACTGTTTCCTTGAGGACTACACCATCCTCAGCATACCCTCCAGAATAGAGGTTTATGTGTGCAGCCACTGCCATGCAAAGCTGATAAGTGGCCAGTGGGTGGACGAGGGCCTCCCTGAGGAGGAAATAGTATACAGGGCCCTTGAGGAGAATATCAGCTGGGAACCCCCTGTTGAAAACCCTGAAATCGAACTGGAAATAATACAGCAGAGGGGCACCATCTACCAGTGCCTGGTGGAGGTGGATGCTGAGGTCCTTGGAAGGATGGTGAGCCAGGAGTACGGGGTGGAGGTCCGCCTCACAAACACTGTCTGCCCGGCCTGCAGCAAACAGGCATCAGGCTACTACGAGGCTGTGATACAGTTAAGGGCCGATGGAAGGGAACTGGATGAATCAGAAATAGAAAGGGCTGACCTCACAGTTAAAAGGACCCTCCTGAAGCTATCAAGGAGGGATAAGCTGGCATACCTCCCCCAGAGGGTTGAGGTGAAGGAGGGGGTCGACTACTACATAGGATCCCATAAATCCGCCAGAAAGGTTGTAAGCGCCCTCAGGGAGGAACTCGGTGGCATTGCCAGTGAGTCACCACGGCTGATGGGGCAGGATAGGTCAAGCGGCAAGGGACTCTACAGGACATGGATTTCACTCAGACTCCCTGATTTCAGAAGAGGAGACTTCCTCCTGCACCAGGACCGAATGCTCACGGTGCTTGACCTCAGAAAGCGTGGTGTGAGTGTGAAGGACCTTGAGACCCGTGATGTGAAGAACATACTCTGGGGAGAATATGAAAATATTGACCTAGTTGCGAGGGCCAGTGATGTTAAGACAACCACAGTGACTGCAAGATCCCCTGGAAGGATACAGGTGCTTCACCCTGAAACATTTGAACCCGTGGACCTTGAAGCTGACAGTTACACATCAAAACTTGAGATAGGAGAACAGGTTCCTGTTATAGAAATTAAGAAGAGACTCTACATCATTGATGAGGCGGAGGAATGA
- a CDS encoding tyrosine--tRNA ligase: MDDTLNTITRDVLEVITPDELLEVLKKDEPVVYTGYEPSGKVHLGHAITIRKLREMQDAGFRVKILLADYHAYLNGKGSMERIREMADYNRKCFLALGLSPDRTEFILGSSFQTQPEYTDLVYRMALITTLLRARRSMAQITRESEDHKVAEVIYPLMQVIDMVYLDVDVALGGMEQRKIHMLARENLPRLGFDAPVCIHTPLLHGTDGSEKMSSSKGNFIAVDDSPDEIREKVKGSYCPMGELEGNPIIEIVKYFIMPEYGRMTIRRPEKFGGDLELDLDELLNTYSSGDLHPLDLKNAVSDYLIEMLGPVRDYMEGV, encoded by the coding sequence ATGGATGATACGCTCAACACCATAACACGTGATGTTCTTGAGGTCATAACACCCGATGAACTGCTGGAGGTCCTTAAGAAGGATGAACCTGTTGTCTACACCGGCTATGAGCCCTCAGGTAAGGTTCATCTGGGACACGCCATAACCATAAGGAAACTGAGGGAAATGCAGGATGCCGGCTTCAGGGTCAAGATACTCCTTGCAGACTACCATGCATACCTCAATGGTAAGGGCAGCATGGAGCGGATAAGGGAGATGGCCGATTACAACAGAAAATGCTTCCTGGCACTTGGACTCTCCCCTGATAGGACCGAGTTCATCCTGGGTTCATCCTTCCAGACTCAGCCAGAGTACACAGACCTGGTATACAGAATGGCCCTCATAACAACACTTCTTCGGGCCAGAAGGAGCATGGCCCAGATAACAAGGGAATCAGAGGACCACAAGGTTGCAGAGGTTATCTACCCCCTCATGCAGGTCATCGACATGGTCTACCTTGATGTGGATGTGGCGCTGGGTGGAATGGAGCAGCGAAAGATACATATGCTGGCACGTGAGAACCTCCCCAGGCTCGGTTTCGATGCTCCGGTATGCATACACACCCCACTGCTCCATGGGACCGACGGTTCAGAGAAGATGTCCTCCAGCAAGGGTAACTTCATTGCAGTGGACGACTCCCCCGATGAGATAAGGGAAAAGGTGAAGGGGAGTTACTGTCCCATGGGGGAACTGGAGGGTAACCCCATCATCGAAATCGTGAAGTACTTTATAATGCCAGAATATGGCAGGATGACCATAAGGCGCCCTGAAAAATTCGGGGGCGACCTTGAACTGGACCTTGACGAACTCCTGAATACCTACTCCAGTGGCGACCTTCACCCGCTGGATTTGAAGAATGCGGTCTCAGATTACCTTATTGAAATGCTGGGACCTGTAAGGGACTACATGGAAGGTGTTTAG